The genomic stretch TGGACAATTTGTCGAGGGATCAGCGAGAACAATGATAATCATCCTGTCCCGTATGCTTGCTTTGGTGCAGCACTCGAAGAAAACCGGATTCATTAAAGCCGAAAGGAAATGGACGTTTTTATCTTGATTAATCTTTATGGATACGCGCAAATCATCTCGTTCACTTGCATCGGATGAGATTCTGAGGGGCTAGAGGCGTTAAATGGGTGGattgggtcgggtttgggtcgggtcgattatggtccgacccatattgacccgtctaacccgttttgacctatATTCAATAACTCATACCCGATCTGACTCATAGCTGACCCATAGCCGACccgacccattttgacccatactACTAAAGTACCTTGGTCCTGACCGACTTTTGCTTGAGAACATTAATTACAGATTCCAACTTTGAAGAGGACTAGAATCTTTCAAGGCGCCAGCTATTGGCCAAAGAGAAATGGTCAAACATGTCGGCTAAGGATCTAAAAAGCAATGGTCAATATGCATATATAGTACATATAGTGTAGCTGCTGTTTTGTCCGCTGCCCTATGAAGAGAGGCCAGAGCATACAAAACAGGtaaaaagtacccaaaaaaaaaaaatcccaaacctattttattaatttcaattcaatcttaaatcttttatctttgtgttaatttaattaattcggccaattttgattaaaaatcgctaatgtagacACCGGTCATCATTCGAAGCTAACGTGGATGTTTCTCTAATAATATAATAAtagtttcttgatttttttatatatatatatatatatatatatttttgttctttctttttctttcctttttcctttgattttcgCCGGCCTCATGTTGGACGTCTGAATCCGGACAATATTCACACATGGAGTGACCTTTGACTGTGCTCAGTCTCGACAGGACGTGTATGGCCCTTAGCTAAGCTAATGGACAATTTGTCGAGGGATCAGCGAGAACAATGATAATCATCCTGTCCTGTATGCTTGCTTTGGTGCAGCACTCGAAGAAAAGCGGATTCATTAAAGCCAAAAGGAAATGGACGTTTTTATCTTGATTAATCTTTATGGATACGCGCAAATCATCTCGTTCACTTGCATCGGATGAGACTCTAAGGGGCTAGAggcgtcaaatgggtggatcgggtcgggtcTGAGTCGGGTCGATTATGATCCGACTCATATTGACCCgtctaacccgttttgacctatATTCAataacccatacccgacccgactcatagCGGGACCCATAGCCGATccgacccattttgacccatactACTAAATCGTACTAATATTCTAATAAAATCTATATATCATATTCAACCTATTTTAAGCTTTTCACACGTATATGTTACTAGATGAAAACttcatatcaaataaaaaagaaaattaaataataaataattagtaaataaaataaaaataatattactaaaatacttttatgcaataaaaaatcaagtgaaaatttttcctattttttaatttttaaatattttgtaatcaattgaaaatttttcctattttttgccCTCACTGAGGGGGCTGGTGCGACCTCCAAGATTAATACTTCTTTCCATGAAGAGTAGTGAAACATAAAGTTTGCAGGAAAACAGGGTCAAAGGAAACAGGGCTTCCTAGGTAACAACGAATTAGCTTTCTGATCTCTTCCTTGATCATTCTGAATTGATCCTAGAGAGCGTCCCAGACGCCAGACTTGCCAATGCTTTTGTGTGGACGACAAGCAATTACGTGTCTGATTGTCTGTACTTTTTACAGTTGTCACCTAACCCACTTCCCTGATCATAAAAGATGAACTTACAGAGAAGCTCTACAGTGCGCAGAGTCTCGGTATTGCAATTTGCTGCAAACACTAGttcacaaaagaaaagtgcAGTCAATATCGTCTTTCTTACTATTCTTGGCTCCTTCCATTTTGCTTCACTCAAATTGTGGAAGACAAGAGTAAATCATGAAGGCATTGTTGTTATTGCACTGTGGTTCGTTCTTCGTTCGGATGTCAATCCAGGTCCCTCTTGTAACTCAGACTGAAGACGGCCGGTCGGATAGGTCTTAAAGGTGGCCACAGTCGAACTGACTGTGACCTGCCGAATCCCTGAAGAAGACAGCCATAAACACAATGCAAAAGTGCTTGACAACCATGGACGAAGTTTCAAACGTCTTGTTCTGAAGATAAGATTGAGTGGACAGTTTAATTAGCCTCATTCTGCTTTCCTTCTCGTATTGATTGAGCGCCTTCTCATATTTGTCCATGGTACACTTTTCAGATATCGCGTTACTGTCAGATTCCGAAATTTTCTGTGCCAAACATCTCGCAAGGACTACTGCATCTTCTAGACTCACCGAGCCGCCTTGGCCTATGAACGGACTCATCGTGTGTAATGCGTCGCCTGCTACCGTTACGGTTCCTTTACTGAAGCTCCCTAGCATTAAATCCCAAGGGGCACGATAACCGAATCTCAAGCAAGATAACGACCATCATCTCTTTCGTCTCTTCTGGGAAATCATGGGTTGTTTCGAGGCTCGACATTTTAATCAACTCTTGGTTCTTTGATATCTCCGAGTCTGCACGATACAGATGACAGTAACTCGAGTAAGCACACGGTCCTAAAAAGATTGACGTATTATTTTCACCATTCTAGATGAGTTCCTAGTCTGTTAATTACTGCTTATTTTCCTcagttattttccttttctttccttgctTGTTAAATTCAGATTTTGCTAGCGAAAATAAGCAAGATTGCAGACATAGAAAGACTGTACCTATAGATTTCCAAAGGCGAGTTACGAACCAATAGACCAATGTGTCGTTGACGGGTACTCTTCCAAGCAAAACTTGCTCTTTTCTTGGAATTATAAAGAGGTTTTTGAATTCATGACCTTCTGGGTGGCTCGTGAAACCTCGAATCGCAGATGTAGCAGAAAACTTTGTTGGTTTCATgcgaaaatatttcaaaacgaCGGAATTTGCCCCATCACATCCTATCAGAACCTGTCAAATAAGTGGGAGAAAAGTTAACTCTCAAGACCTGGAAAGAAAGAATGGAACTCTTGGTTTTCTTGAATTAACAGAGGAACCAAATCTATGGAAGAAACTTGTTGACATGTACAAAATAGTGACCTCAGTTTACGTACATATTATCTTCGGAGTTACCATATGCAGATCAAGTACATGTACATTCAGGTCGCATCAGGATTTCAGTTTGGGGAGATTGTCCACTACATTTGCAGCATTGCCGTTACCAATTATATAACTTGTAATGAAAAACAAGATACATATAGTACCTTGGCCTTTATGACAATCCCATTTTGAAGTTCGAGAGCTGCATAAGAAGTCACGGGGTCCAATTTCACTGAGATCACGCGGCATCCGAAGCGAACTGTTCCTTGAGGCAGATCCTTGGCCAAAGCTTCAACAAGATCTCTCCGTTTTATGCATTGTCCTTCCCCCTTGCTGCAAAACGTGCCTAAAAATATTAACACTACCAGTTGCTTCAAGTTTCACAGAGAATTTGCAAAGGGTTTATGCCGGACCTCAGTGGCGATTTTATCAGCATTGTTCCTCGATCAAGCATCATGTTTCTGAATCTGTCTTTGTTAACTATTGTTAGGGGCGGCTGTGACAAAAATGACTACACCCATGGCCTTGTTATACAGCTTTCCTTTAAAATGAGCTGACCCTGGTCATGATTTTTCTCATGGGGCAAGGGCAGGGGAGGCAAAATTGATCAAGGAATTCATATTTCAAATATCAACGAAGAATGATTAGTCAAtggaaatttgtcaaaaggaaCATCGACTGCTGAAAAATATTAGGCCAAAATCAACTATAGTTTTGGCCATCGTGATCAAGCCGGATACGAGTAGTACAAGAGCTCATGGGGAGCCAATGATCTGTGAACAACCAGAGAGTATCTCTCCattctcttctcatttgatcaaGCATGACATAACAAGTTCAGAGGAGTTTGCATATTGATCAAGCATAACAAAAACATTTGTTCATCTAAAGGAAACATGCCATATTCCAATAGAATCCACTTCCTAGACCAATCTGACTCATGAAAATAATTAtgcaatagagagagagagagagagaacccatCAATATGAAACGAGTCTTTTCGAAGCACTGATCCTATTCCAAGATGATCCAAGGCATGCCATCCATTGGCTCAAATGGTCATGGCCGCTCCGGTTGCGCATAAACACTCCAATCTATCTAAGACCAAACTCCTAATGCCCTTCCTGTAAATCATCCTCAGAAGAACGCCATATCATAAACTTCCCTAGCTTTTCGCATGAACTTAAAACTCTGTAAAAACGCAGAAAAAACTAACCTGTGTGGAGCAAGAGCGGTGGCAAGGCCACAGATGCCCCCACCAACAATCACAATGTCTCTCTCTTCAGCTCCATTCATCTTTTCTATCACTTGGAGAGAAAACTTTGACTAGCTGTCAAGAAACATCAACCAAGGTCTATCTGTAATGCAATAATTGGCGACTCCATGAGACCCATTGTGATCTAAAAAACATAGTAAAAAAGTTGCATGAACTCTTCACTTGTTAAAGACGGTTACTTGTTGAATAATAGACTTGGTGCTGCTTTGCTAGTAAAACCGTGCTTTTGCTCCGTACATTCGGACTCTTTGTTGGATTCCCTGGTCATTGAAGTTATGGCTGCCTTTATAGTGGTCTGTGACGTGTTCGGAGGCTTTCTCTCATCCTTCCGATCTTCACGGATAATCTTTTTCCGTCTGTTCTCTTGAAATCAACAGGAGCATTGAATTGCTGCTCTATTCAGCATGAGAAAATTGACCAGGAATTTTATGTCATATACACCTGTCTTAAGCTTTCATGGTTGATGAGTCCATGATGATTGTTGATAAGTTAATCACCATTAGCCAACACATTACTCTTCCTgtgttgatctctctctctctctgcattgcAATATTACCATATTTGCGTACCATATCAAGTAAATCTTTCCAGGTCTCATCAAAACTTCAGTAACTCGAGATCAATCACTTCTTCTTGACTTGGCATCTCATCCGAATGTCTTCTTCTCCCTTATATCGATCTCTGAtgggaaaaaatcaatttcgtctAGAGTAGGTAGTCGTCGTCCCCGTTTCTTTAAGCTCCTTTGGCAGTGCTTACTGTCACCTTAACTAGTAATCTCATGGATTTGGAAGATCATTTTGCAACACCTTTGAAAGGGTGGCATCACTTGTCAAAAGGAAAATCATAACAAAGGCGGCATgacttcattcattcattcctTGCCTTTCTTATTTTACACGAATCCGGTGCATATAGTCTGAGTCCATAATCCATATCATGTGCGAACCAGTTTTTGTCAGGAAaattccttttttcctctttgttaAATGCCTTTCTTCATCACAAAGATGAGATCTGTCAATTACTCCTCATACATTAGCATCCAACTGGATTTGCTGATGACAATGAATACCtactttcatttttctattcccGGCTTATCTTTCGGGATTCGATCTCTATCTTGTAATATTACTATGCAAAAATCAGAGGACAGTCCAGTTAACAATCTTGCCAGGCATAGCAAGAATTATCACCAACAGACGGAAAGGCAAAGATTTGCAACTTCTTCTGTGCTTTAAGGTAGAAGGTTTTGTCACGCGATTGTTCCTAAGACTGACTTTTGTTTGGTCCAGAATGGTTGTTTTATTACTGGGATCAGGATAACTGAGAGTTCAGATCATGTCCACGAGAAGATTTTTGTGTACTTTGGCCAGTTTAAACCCCTATTTGTATAATATTCACTTTAAACACTCTTTTGAAAAAGTGAAGATACTTCagacatttatttgaaataatgtcccatccgaacactttttttttagaaaaatgagggCACGttaagccattatttgaaaattttccttgtaAAAATGACTTCGCACATCATTAAGAATAATTAGCACGAGCTTATattcaagaaataaaatagGACCTaacttcgaaaaaaaaatatccttaatagaTAAGGCAAAGCCTTAACCTAATGAAATATAACGACCGGTTGGATAGATGAAGGTAACATGTATGCActttatcaaattataagaaTGAATTACTACGTCCCTGAAAATGCTtgacataatttaaaaaatcagtggtaagcttattttaaaattaatgtcAGAAGCCAACTCTTTATACCATTCTTCTTTAGCAGATGtaagaacaaaataa from Rhodamnia argentea isolate NSW1041297 chromosome 2, ASM2092103v1, whole genome shotgun sequence encodes the following:
- the LOC115755488 gene encoding monooxygenase 1-like; the protein is MMLDRGTMLIKSPLSKGEGQCIKRRDLVEALAKDLPQGTVRFGCRVISVKLDPVTSYAALELQNGIVIKAKVLIGCDGANSVVLKYFRMKPTKFSATSAIRGFTSHPEGHEFKNLFIIPRKEQVLLGRVPVNDTLVYWFVTRLWKSIDSEISKNQELIKMSSLETTHDFPEETKEMMVVILLEIRLSCPLGFNARELQ